In Candidatus Omnitrophota bacterium, the following proteins share a genomic window:
- the tuf gene encoding elongation factor Tu (EF-Tu; promotes GTP-dependent binding of aminoacyl-tRNA to the A-site of ribosomes during protein biosynthesis; when the tRNA anticodon matches the mRNA codon, GTP hydrolysis results; the inactive EF-Tu-GDP leaves the ribosome and release of GDP is promoted by elongation factor Ts; many prokaryotes have two copies of the gene encoding EF-Tu): GDNVVLNGELHTPIAMEQELRFAIREGGRTVGAGVIDKIIE, encoded by the coding sequence GGGGATAACGTGGTCTTGAACGGCGAATTGCATACGCCGATCGCCATGGAGCAGGAATTGCGCTTCGCCATCCGCGAAGGCGGCCGCACCGTGGGCGCAGGCGTTATCGATAAAATCATCGAATAA
- the rpsJ gene encoding 30S ribosomal protein S10 translates to MAGEHPNKIRIRLKAYDYRLLDQSTREIVDTARRTGAKILGPIPLPTRISKYTVLRSPHVDKKSREQFEIRAHKRLVDILDWSPKTMDALTQLELPAGVHVEIKL, encoded by the coding sequence ATGGCTGGAGAACATCCAAATAAAATTCGCATTCGGCTCAAGGCGTACGATTACCGGCTGCTCGATCAATCCACGCGGGAAATCGTCGATACGGCGCGCAGGACCGGAGCTAAAATTTTAGGACCGATTCCTTTGCCGACGAGAATCTCGAAATATACGGTTCTGCGTTCGCCTCACGTCGATAAGAAATCGCGCGAACAATTCGAAATCCGCGCCCATAAACGGTTGGTCGATATCCTCGATTGGAGTCCCAAAACGATGGATGCTTTGACGCAACTGGAATTGCCGGCGGGCGTGCACGTCGAGATCAAACTGTAG
- the rplC gene encoding 50S ribosomal protein L3: MVKAIIGRKLRMTRMYTEDGRMVPLTAIEVGPCPIVQVKTVESDRYNAIQIGFLPAKEKKVTKAALGHFNKAKVAPLKHLREIRVDSVEGLEVGGNLDASQFAAGDRVDVSGISKGKGFQGGVRRHHWKGGRMTHGSMFHRRIGSVSPGTGLARVDRGHNLPGHMGHEKITIQNIEVMKVDAEHNILYIRGGVPGPDGGIVFVKTTTKTKKQKIKK, translated from the coding sequence ATGGTTAAAGCAATTATAGGACGCAAACTGCGCATGACGCGGATGTATACGGAGGATGGCCGCATGGTTCCCTTGACGGCCATCGAGGTGGGGCCATGCCCGATCGTGCAGGTCAAAACAGTGGAATCCGATCGCTACAACGCGATTCAAATCGGATTTCTTCCAGCCAAGGAAAAGAAGGTTACGAAAGCGGCGCTGGGCCATTTCAATAAGGCGAAAGTCGCTCCGCTTAAACACTTGCGCGAAATCCGGGTCGATTCGGTGGAAGGCCTTGAAGTAGGCGGGAATTTGGACGCCTCCCAATTCGCCGCAGGAGACCGCGTGGACGTTTCGGGAATCTCTAAAGGAAAAGGCTTCCAGGGCGGCGTACGCCGCCACCATTGGAAAGGCGGACGGATGACCCACGGATCGATGTTCCACCGCCGCATCGGTTCCGTCAGTCCGGGAACCGGCCTTGCCCGCGTCGATAGGGGACATAATCTTCCCGGCCACATGGGCCATGAAAAGATTACGATCCAAAATATCGAAGTGATGAAAGTCGATGCCGAGCATAATATTCTTTACATTCGCGGCGGCGTTCCCGGACCCGACGGCGGCATTGTCTTCGTGAAAACTACGACGAAAACCAAAAAACAAAAAATAAAGAAATAA